A genomic window from Lutra lutra chromosome 17, mLutLut1.2, whole genome shotgun sequence includes:
- the FLT3LG gene encoding fms-related tyrosine kinase 3 ligand isoform X1 — translation MDSGSPRGGAGVPLLDEGGGMGVRSQGPWPGKGSGDRTSGFLEGEMSFHHNWGSRRKPEGVGGGNLATSRSQGRGGEVKGRVRKGLGCEGLRLPLLSPPRSGHRHEGPPAEMIVLAPAGSPTTSLLLLLLLSPGLRGTPDCSFSHSPISSTFSGTIRKLSDYLLQDYPVTVASNLQDDELCGAFWRLVLAQHWIGRLKAVAGSRMQILLEDVNTEIHFVTLCAFQPLPSCLRFVQTNISHLLQDTSQQLAALKPWITRRNFSGCLELQCQPDSSTLLPPRSPRALEATALPAPQAPLLLLLLLLPVALLLMAAAWCLHWQRRRRRTAYPGEQRRTLRPSETSHLPEDTELELRGSQLETGPFLHSAAPLTLSPGWRQRQPPAPAPTIAICTKSLSPGNCI, via the exons ATGGACTCCGGGTCCCcgaggggcggggctggggtcCCCCTCCTGgatgagggaggagggatgggggtcAGGTCGCAGGGTCCCTGGCCTGGGAAGGGTTCCGGGGACCGGACGTCGGGGTTCTTAGAAGGGGAGATGAGTTTTCACCATAACTGGGGCTCACGCAGGAAGCCCGAGGGAGTAGGAGGCGGAAACTTAGCCACATCAAGGAgccaagggaggggtggggaggtgaaggGGCGGgtgaggaaggggctggggtgTGAGGGTCTGAGACTCCCTCTTCTGTCCCCTCCAAGATCCGGCCATAGGCATGAGGGGCCTCCGGCCGAGATGATAGTGCTGGCGCCAGCCGGGAGCCCAACA acctccctgctgctgctgctgctgctcagcCCTGGCCTCCGCGGGACCCCCGACTGCTCCTTCAGCCACAGCCCCATCTCCTCCACCTTCTCGGGCACCATCCGCAAACTG TCTGATTACCTGCTTCAGGACTACCCAGTCACCGTCGCCTCCAACCTGCAGGAC GACGAGCTCTGCGGGGCCTTCTGGCGCCTGGTCCTAGCCCAGCACTGGATAGGACGGCTCAAGGCTGTGGCCGGGTCCCGCATGCAAATCCTACTGGAGGACGTCAACACGGAGATACACTTTGTCACTTTATGTGCTTTCCAG cccctccccagctgtCTTCGCTTCGTCCAGACCAACATCTCCCACCTCCTGCAGGACACCTCCCAGCAGCTGGCGGCCTTGAAACCCTGGATCACCCGCAGGAATTTCTCTGGGTGCCTGGAGCTGCAGTGTCAGCCCG ACTCTTCCACGCTGCTGCCCCCAAGGAGTCCCAGAGCCTTGGAGGCCACAGCTCTgccagccccccaggcccccctgctgctcctcttgctGCTGCTGCCCGTGGCTCTCCTGCTGATGGCTGCTGCCTGGTGCCTGCACTGGCAGAGAAGGAGGCGGAGGACAGCCTACCCTGGGGAGCAG aggaggacactgaggcccagcgAGACGAGTCACCTGCCAGAGGACACAGAGCTGGAACTCCGAGGAAGTCAGCTAGAGACTGGTCCCTTCCTCCACAGCGCTGCCCCGCTCACTCTCTCCCCAGGATGGAGGCAacgccagcccccagccccagccccaactATCGCCATCTGTACAAAGTCCTTGTCCCCAGGAAATTGTATATAA
- the FLT3LG gene encoding fms-related tyrosine kinase 3 ligand isoform X4 translates to MIVLAPAGSPTTSLLLLLLLSPGLRGTPDCSFSHSPISSTFSGTIRKLSDYLLQDYPVTVASNLQDDELCGAFWRLVLAQHWIGRLKAVAGSRMQILLEDVNTEIHFVTLCAFQPLPSCLRFVQTNISHLLQDTSQQLAALKPWITRRNFSGCLELQCQPDSSTLLPPRSPRALEATALPAPQAPLLLLLLLLPVALLLMAAAWCLHWQRRRRRTAYPGEQRRTLRPSETSHLPEDTELELRGSQLETGPFLHSAAPLTLSPGWRQRQPPAPAPTIAICTKSLSPGNCI, encoded by the exons ATGATAGTGCTGGCGCCAGCCGGGAGCCCAACA acctccctgctgctgctgctgctgctcagcCCTGGCCTCCGCGGGACCCCCGACTGCTCCTTCAGCCACAGCCCCATCTCCTCCACCTTCTCGGGCACCATCCGCAAACTG TCTGATTACCTGCTTCAGGACTACCCAGTCACCGTCGCCTCCAACCTGCAGGAC GACGAGCTCTGCGGGGCCTTCTGGCGCCTGGTCCTAGCCCAGCACTGGATAGGACGGCTCAAGGCTGTGGCCGGGTCCCGCATGCAAATCCTACTGGAGGACGTCAACACGGAGATACACTTTGTCACTTTATGTGCTTTCCAG cccctccccagctgtCTTCGCTTCGTCCAGACCAACATCTCCCACCTCCTGCAGGACACCTCCCAGCAGCTGGCGGCCTTGAAACCCTGGATCACCCGCAGGAATTTCTCTGGGTGCCTGGAGCTGCAGTGTCAGCCCG ACTCTTCCACGCTGCTGCCCCCAAGGAGTCCCAGAGCCTTGGAGGCCACAGCTCTgccagccccccaggcccccctgctgctcctcttgctGCTGCTGCCCGTGGCTCTCCTGCTGATGGCTGCTGCCTGGTGCCTGCACTGGCAGAGAAGGAGGCGGAGGACAGCCTACCCTGGGGAGCAG aggaggacactgaggcccagcgAGACGAGTCACCTGCCAGAGGACACAGAGCTGGAACTCCGAGGAAGTCAGCTAGAGACTGGTCCCTTCCTCCACAGCGCTGCCCCGCTCACTCTCTCCCCAGGATGGAGGCAacgccagcccccagccccagccccaactATCGCCATCTGTACAAAGTCCTTGTCCCCAGGAAATTGTATATAA
- the PIH1D1 gene encoding PIH1 domain-containing protein 1 isoform X2 has protein sequence MSMADSKMLVPELSEAEKMGAETARFEELLLQASKELQQAQTSRPESTQIQPQPGFCIKTNSSEGKVFINICHSPSIPPPADMTEDELLQMLEEDQAGFRIPMSLGEPHAELDAKGQGCTAYDVAVNSDFYRRMQNSDFLRELVVTIAREGLEDKYSLQLNPEWRMLKNRPFLGSISQQNIRSQQRPRIQELGNLYTPNSLRPEEGPEKPHLNLWLEAPDLLLAEIDLPRLDGALGLSLEIGENRLVMGGPQQLYHLDAYIPLRINSEESKAAFHQKRKQLMVAMPLLSVSS, from the exons AT GTCTATGGCGGACTCGAAGATGCTGGTGCCGGAGCTAAGCGAGGCCGAGAAGATGGGCGCTGAGACCGCGCGTTTCGAGGAGCTGCTGCTGCAG GCCTCCAAGGAGCTCCAGCAGGCCCAGACAAGCAGACCAGAATCTACACAGATCCAACCACAACCTG GTTTCTGCATAAAGACCAACTCCTCCGAAGGGAAGGTGTTCATCAACATCTGTCACTCCCCTTCCATCCCTCCTCCGGCCGACATGACGGAGGACGAGCTGCTTCAAATGCTGGAGGAAGACCAAGCTGGGTTTCGCATCCCCATGAGTCTGGGAGAGCCTCATGCCGAGCTCGATGCAA AAGGCCAGGGTTGTACCGCCTACGATGTAGCCGTCAACAGCGACTTCTACCGGAGGATGCAG AACAGCGATTTCTTGCGAGAGCTCGTGGTCACCATCGCCAGGGAGGGCCTTGAGGACAAATACAGTCTGCAGCTGAATCCAG AGTGGCGCATGCTGAAGAATCGGCCTTTCCTGGGCTCCATCTCCCAGCAAAATATCCGCTCCCAGCAGCGTCCTCGGATCCAGGAGCTGGGAAACCTGTACACCCCTAACTCCCTGAGACCTGAGGAAGG CCCCGAGAAGCCACACCTGAACCTTTGGCTGGAAGCCCCTGACCTCCTCTTGGCTGAAATTGACCTCCCCCGACTG GACGGAGCTCTGGGGCTGTCACTGGAGATCGGGGAGAACCGCCTGGTGATGGGGGGCCCCCAGCAGTTGTACCATCTGGATGCCTATATCCCCCTGCGGATCAACTCTGAGGAGAGCAAGGCAGCCTTCCATCAGAAGAGAAAG CAACTGATGGTGGCGATGCCCCTTCTGTCAGTGTCTTCTTGA
- the FLT3LG gene encoding fms-related tyrosine kinase 3 ligand isoform X2, producing the protein MRRFRIRGVLVQSKSTVALRSRIKAWFHSTPSSARPSSSWRLCPSPASLPYTRSGHRHEGPPAEMIVLAPAGSPTTSLLLLLLLSPGLRGTPDCSFSHSPISSTFSGTIRKLSDYLLQDYPVTVASNLQDDELCGAFWRLVLAQHWIGRLKAVAGSRMQILLEDVNTEIHFVTLCAFQPLPSCLRFVQTNISHLLQDTSQQLAALKPWITRRNFSGCLELQCQPDSSTLLPPRSPRALEATALPAPQAPLLLLLLLLPVALLLMAAAWCLHWQRRRRRTAYPGEQRRTLRPSETSHLPEDTELELRGSQLETGPFLHSAAPLTLSPGWRQRQPPAPAPTIAICTKSLSPGNCI; encoded by the exons ATGCGTCGTTTCAGGATCCGTGGTGTGCTGGTACAGAGTAAAAGCACAGTGGCTCTCAGGAGTAGGATAAAGGCCTG gTTCCATTCCACTCCGTCCAGTGCCcggccctcctcctcctggcgCCTCTGTCCATCTCCGGCCAGTCTTCCCTATACAAG ATCCGGCCATAGGCATGAGGGGCCTCCGGCCGAGATGATAGTGCTGGCGCCAGCCGGGAGCCCAACA acctccctgctgctgctgctgctgctcagcCCTGGCCTCCGCGGGACCCCCGACTGCTCCTTCAGCCACAGCCCCATCTCCTCCACCTTCTCGGGCACCATCCGCAAACTG TCTGATTACCTGCTTCAGGACTACCCAGTCACCGTCGCCTCCAACCTGCAGGAC GACGAGCTCTGCGGGGCCTTCTGGCGCCTGGTCCTAGCCCAGCACTGGATAGGACGGCTCAAGGCTGTGGCCGGGTCCCGCATGCAAATCCTACTGGAGGACGTCAACACGGAGATACACTTTGTCACTTTATGTGCTTTCCAG cccctccccagctgtCTTCGCTTCGTCCAGACCAACATCTCCCACCTCCTGCAGGACACCTCCCAGCAGCTGGCGGCCTTGAAACCCTGGATCACCCGCAGGAATTTCTCTGGGTGCCTGGAGCTGCAGTGTCAGCCCG ACTCTTCCACGCTGCTGCCCCCAAGGAGTCCCAGAGCCTTGGAGGCCACAGCTCTgccagccccccaggcccccctgctgctcctcttgctGCTGCTGCCCGTGGCTCTCCTGCTGATGGCTGCTGCCTGGTGCCTGCACTGGCAGAGAAGGAGGCGGAGGACAGCCTACCCTGGGGAGCAG aggaggacactgaggcccagcgAGACGAGTCACCTGCCAGAGGACACAGAGCTGGAACTCCGAGGAAGTCAGCTAGAGACTGGTCCCTTCCTCCACAGCGCTGCCCCGCTCACTCTCTCCCCAGGATGGAGGCAacgccagcccccagccccagccccaactATCGCCATCTGTACAAAGTCCTTGTCCCCAGGAAATTGTATATAA
- the FLT3LG gene encoding fms-related tyrosine kinase 3 ligand isoform X3 translates to MQIQAKDPWSPPGTTLSPHIQDGGETMSQGAVLEARAGQQQQGGLWAPLAVGMPSIGPTRTLHLPTPHPASTPFCLSLSRFHSTPSSARPSSSWRLCPSPASLPYTRSGHRHEGPPAEMIVLAPAGSPTTSLLLLLLLSPGLRGTPDCSFSHSPISSTFSGTIRKLSDYLLQDYPVTVASNLQDDELCGAFWRLVLAQHWIGRLKAVAGSRMQILLEDVNTEIHFVTLCAFQDTSQQLAALKPWITRRNFSGCLELQCQPEEDTEAQRDESPARGHRAGTPRKSARDWSLPPQRCPAHSLPRMEATPAPSPSPNYRHLYKVLVPRKLYINHPFLPALARYCL, encoded by the exons ATGCAGATACAAGCCAAGGATCCCTGGAGCCCCCCAGGAACTACCCTTAGCCCACACATCCAAGATGGTGGTGAGACTATGTCACAAGGGGCAGTCCTGGAGGCCAGGGCAGGACAGCAACAGCAGGGAGGTCTGTGGGCACCGCTCGCGGTGGGGATGCCCTCTATTGGCCCCACACGCACCCTTCACCtgccaaccccccaccccgcctcgacccccttctgtctctccctttccaggTTCCATTCCACTCCGTCCAGTGCCcggccctcctcctcctggcgCCTCTGTCCATCTCCGGCCAGTCTTCCCTATACAAG ATCCGGCCATAGGCATGAGGGGCCTCCGGCCGAGATGATAGTGCTGGCGCCAGCCGGGAGCCCAACA acctccctgctgctgctgctgctgctcagcCCTGGCCTCCGCGGGACCCCCGACTGCTCCTTCAGCCACAGCCCCATCTCCTCCACCTTCTCGGGCACCATCCGCAAACTG TCTGATTACCTGCTTCAGGACTACCCAGTCACCGTCGCCTCCAACCTGCAGGAC GACGAGCTCTGCGGGGCCTTCTGGCGCCTGGTCCTAGCCCAGCACTGGATAGGACGGCTCAAGGCTGTGGCCGGGTCCCGCATGCAAATCCTACTGGAGGACGTCAACACGGAGATACACTTTGTCACTTTATGTGCTTTCCAG GACACCTCCCAGCAGCTGGCGGCCTTGAAACCCTGGATCACCCGCAGGAATTTCTCTGGGTGCCTGGAGCTGCAGTGTCAGCCCG aggaggacactgaggcccagcgAGACGAGTCACCTGCCAGAGGACACAGAGCTGGAACTCCGAGGAAGTCAGCTAGAGACTGGTCCCTTCCTCCACAGCGCTGCCCCGCTCACTCTCTCCCCAGGATGGAGGCAacgccagcccccagccccagccccaactATCGCCATCTGTACAAAGTCCTTGTCCCCAGGAAATTGTATATAAATCATCCTTTTCTACCAGCTCTGGCCAGGTACTGTCTGTAG
- the ALDH16A1 gene encoding aldehyde dehydrogenase family 16 member A1: MAATRARPSAREIFTTLEYGPVPESHACALAWLDTQDRHLGHYVNGKWLKPEHRNSVPCQDPITGESLATCLQAQAEDVAAAVEAAGTAFETWSGLPGASRAQHLVRLAKMIQKHQRLLWTLESLVSGRAIREVRDGDVPLAQQLLQYHAIQASTQEEVLAGWEPMGVIGLILPPTFSFLEMMWRICPALAVGCTVVVLVPPASPTPLLLAQLAGELDSFPGILNVVNGPASLGPVLASQPRVQKVTFCGTVEEGRALRRSLAGRGAELGLALGAESLLVLTEAADVDSAVEGVVDAAWSDRNAGGLRLLIQESVWDETMRRLQERMARLRGGRGLDGAVDMGARGAATHDLAQRYVHEAQSQGAQVFQAGDVPSDSPFFPPTLVSDLPPASPCTQAEVPWPVVVASPFRTAKEALAVANGTPRGASASVWSERLGQALELGWGLQMGTVWINAHGLRNTQVPAGGCKESGSSWHGGPDGLYEYVRPSGTPARLSYFSENLNYDTFGLAVPSTLPAGPETGPSPAAPYGLFIGGRFQAPGSRSSRPIQDLQGNLHSYVAEGGAKDVRGAVEAAHQAAPGWVGQSPGTRATLLWALASALERRESALTSRLERHGVKLKDAQAEVKLSARQLRAWGARAQAQGHVLQVAELKGPVLRLREPLGVLAIVCPDEWPLLAFVSLLAAALAHGNTVVLVPSGACPIPALEVCQDMAALLPAGLVNVVTGDRDHLTRCLALHQDVQALWYFGSAEGSQFVEWASAGNLKPVWVNRGCPRAWDQEAQGAGQELGLRAARTKALWLPMGD; encoded by the exons ATGGCTGCTACGCGTGCAAGGCCCAGCGCCCGAGAGATCTTCACCACGCTGGAGTACGGACCGGTGCCTGAGAGCCACGCATGCGCACTG GCCTGGCTGGACACCCAGGACCGACACTTGGGTCACTATGTAAACGGGAAGTGGTTGAAGCCAGAACACAGGAACTCAGTGCCTTGCCAGGATCCCATCACAG GAGAGAGCTTGGCCACTTGCCTCCAGGCACAGGCTGAAGATGTGGCGGCAGCCGTGGAGGCAGCAGGGACTGCGTTCGAGACCTGGAGCGGACTCCCTGGAGCCTCTCGGGCCCAGCACCTAGTCAG GCTGGCCAAGATGATCCAGAAACACCAGAGGCTGCTATGGACCCTGGAGTCCCTGGTTTCTGGGCGAGCCATTCGAGAGGTTCGAGACGGGGATGTCCCACTGGCCCAGCAGCTGCTCCAGTACCATGCCATCCAGGCGTCCACCCAGGAGGAGGTGCTGGCAGGCTGGGAGCCCATGG GAGTGATCGGTCTCATCTTGCCACCTACATTCTCCTTCCTTGAGATGATGTGGAGGATTTGCCCAGCCCTGGCTGTGG GTTGTACTGTAGTGGTCCTCGTGCCACCAGCCTCCCCGACACCTCTCCTCCTGGCCCAGCTGGCAGGGGAGCTAGACTCGTTCCCAGGAATCCTCAATGTGGTCAATggccctgcctccctgggcccGGTCCTGGCCTCCCAGCCTAGAGTCCAGAAAGTGACCTTCTGTGGAACCGTCGAG GAAGGACGTGCCCTTCGGCGGAGCCTGGCGGGCAGGGGTGCCGAACTGGGCCTGGCCCTGGGGGCCGAGTCGCTGCTGGTGCTGACGGAGGCGGCGGATGTGGACTCGGCTGTGGAGGGTGTCGTAGATGCGGCCTGGTCCGACCGCAACGCA GGGGGACTCAGGCTCCTCATCCAGGAGTCTGTGTGGGACGAGACGATGAGGCGGCTCCAGGAGAGGATGGCCCGGCTTCGGGGTGGTCGAGGACTGGATGGGGCCGTGGACATGGGGGCTCGAGGGGCGGCCACACATGACCTGGCCCAGCGCTATGTGCATGAGGCCCAAAGTCAGGGCGCACAG GTGTTCCAGGCTGGAGATGTGCCTTCAGACAGCCCGTTCTTCCCCCCGACTTTGGTCTCTGACCTGCCCCCGGCTTCCCCGTGTACGCAGGCAGAG GTGCCCTGGCCCGTGGTCGTGGCCTCCCCATTCCGCACAGCTAAGGAGGCCCTGGCCGTGGCCAATGGGACGCCCCGAGGAGCCAGTGCCAGTGTGTGGAGCGAGAGACTAGGGCAGGCcctggagctgggctgggg gcTCCAGATGGGCACCGTCTGGATCAATGCCCACGGCCTGCGAAACACTCAGGTGCCCGCAGGCGGCTGCAAGGAGAGTGGGTCTTCCTGGCACGGGGGCCCCGAT ggtctGTATGAGTATGTGCGGCCCTCAGGGACCCCCGCCCGGCTGTCTTACTTTTCTGAGAATCTGAACTATGACACCTTTGGTCTCGCTGTCCCCTCCACCCTACCAGCAGGGCCTGAAACAGGACCCAG cccagcagCCCCCTATGGGCTCTTCATCGGCGGCCGTTTCCAAGCTCCGGGGTCCCGGAGCTCCAGACCCATCCAGGATTTGCAAGGCAATCTCCACAGCTACGTGGCTGAGGGAGGAGCCAAGGATGTCCGAGGGGCCGTGGAGGCCGCTCACCAGGCTGCCCCTGG ctggGTGGGCCAGTCGCCAGGGACCCGGGCAACGCTGCTGTGGGCTCTCGCATCTGCCCTGGAGCGCCGGGAGTCTGCCCTCACCTCGAGGCTGGAGAGGCATGGCGTGAAGCTCAAGGACGCCCAGGCGGAGGTGAAGCTGAGCGCCAGGCAGCTCCGGGCCTGGGGTGCCCGTGCCCAGGCCCAGGGCCATGTGTTGCAG GTGGCAGAGCTGAAAGGCCCGGTGCTCCGGCTGCGGGAGCCGCTGGGCGTGCTGGCCATTGTGTGCCCTGACGAGTGGCCCCTGCTTGCCTTCGTGTCCCTGCTGGCTGCCGCCCTGGCCCATGGCAACACTGTGGTCCTGGTGCCCAGCGGGGCCTGTCCCATCCCCGCCCTGGAGGTCTGCCAG GATATGGCTGCCTTATTGCCAGCAGGCCTGGTAAATGTGGTGACTGGCGACCGAGACCACCTGACCCGCTGCCTGGCCTTGCACCAGGATGTCCAGGCCCTGTGGTACTTCGGATCTGCTGAG GGCTCCCAGTTTGTGGAGTGGGCCTCAGCTGGAAACCTGAAGCCGGTGTGGGTGAACCGGGGCTGTCCTCGCGCCTGGGATCAGGAAGCCCAGGGGGCAGGCCAAGAGCTGGGGCTGCGGGCAGCACGGACCAAGGCCCTGTGGCTGCCCATGGGAGACTGA
- the PIH1D1 gene encoding PIH1 domain-containing protein 1 isoform X1: MADSKMLVPELSEAEKMGAETARFEELLLQASKELQQAQTSRPESTQIQPQPGFCIKTNSSEGKVFINICHSPSIPPPADMTEDELLQMLEEDQAGFRIPMSLGEPHAELDAKGQGCTAYDVAVNSDFYRRMQNSDFLRELVVTIAREGLEDKYSLQLNPEWRMLKNRPFLGSISQQNIRSQQRPRIQELGNLYTPNSLRPEEGPEKPHLNLWLEAPDLLLAEIDLPRLDGALGLSLEIGENRLVMGGPQQLYHLDAYIPLRINSEESKAAFHQKRKQLMVAMPLLSVSS, encoded by the exons ATGGCGGACTCGAAGATGCTGGTGCCGGAGCTAAGCGAGGCCGAGAAGATGGGCGCTGAGACCGCGCGTTTCGAGGAGCTGCTGCTGCAG GCCTCCAAGGAGCTCCAGCAGGCCCAGACAAGCAGACCAGAATCTACACAGATCCAACCACAACCTG GTTTCTGCATAAAGACCAACTCCTCCGAAGGGAAGGTGTTCATCAACATCTGTCACTCCCCTTCCATCCCTCCTCCGGCCGACATGACGGAGGACGAGCTGCTTCAAATGCTGGAGGAAGACCAAGCTGGGTTTCGCATCCCCATGAGTCTGGGAGAGCCTCATGCCGAGCTCGATGCAA AAGGCCAGGGTTGTACCGCCTACGATGTAGCCGTCAACAGCGACTTCTACCGGAGGATGCAG AACAGCGATTTCTTGCGAGAGCTCGTGGTCACCATCGCCAGGGAGGGCCTTGAGGACAAATACAGTCTGCAGCTGAATCCAG AGTGGCGCATGCTGAAGAATCGGCCTTTCCTGGGCTCCATCTCCCAGCAAAATATCCGCTCCCAGCAGCGTCCTCGGATCCAGGAGCTGGGAAACCTGTACACCCCTAACTCCCTGAGACCTGAGGAAGG CCCCGAGAAGCCACACCTGAACCTTTGGCTGGAAGCCCCTGACCTCCTCTTGGCTGAAATTGACCTCCCCCGACTG GACGGAGCTCTGGGGCTGTCACTGGAGATCGGGGAGAACCGCCTGGTGATGGGGGGCCCCCAGCAGTTGTACCATCTGGATGCCTATATCCCCCTGCGGATCAACTCTGAGGAGAGCAAGGCAGCCTTCCATCAGAAGAGAAAG CAACTGATGGTGGCGATGCCCCTTCTGTCAGTGTCTTCTTGA